Proteins encoded by one window of Sphingomonas ginkgonis:
- a CDS encoding NepR family anti-sigma factor has protein sequence MAARYSRVQDKPMGGERLSANKKAKPDRPDAANDAPISEDTKRKKRGSTPNDVGKALRTVYDETLQESVPNDFLDLLGKLS, from the coding sequence ATGGCGGCGCGCTATTCACGTGTTCAAGACAAGCCGATGGGGGGCGAGAGGTTGAGTGCCAACAAGAAGGCCAAGCCAGATCGTCCGGATGCCGCAAACGACGCGCCCATCTCCGAGGATACGAAACGAAAGAAGCGAGGTTCGACGCCGAACGACGTCGGCAAGGCGCTGCGTACTGTTTATGATGAGACGCTTCAGGAATCCGTGCCTAACGATTTTCTCGACCTGCTCGGCAAGCTCAGCTGA
- a CDS encoding sensor histidine kinase, with translation MSGSLRGRFDRLSTGSKLFLILTLALLPFGLVLAWTAAGNVAQANRALEQRAEAQTGSAIQSVESVVARNALALRIAANGALRQANSDPCQTTAQTLALTPAVGRNFTLRDTNGLQLCTAGIFQPQRDNLLVAPGDIRTWVSNDGHQLFFKVGVINGTATGALPDTELRQAALASGAHFLTFGLNDSLHDMVLIDSPVASGAELLPTITRSRRIANNQLSVSSVTRLPRIAEADRVLIFLPLLMWALASLLSWWLVQRLLIRPLRHLQRSVANFQPGDGPLALPDRRGPAKEIDELGQAFERAVERVEHSEREMGVALEGQRRLVREVHHRVKNNLQVVASLLNIHGRNAGTPDAKDAYSAIGRRVDALSVVHRNHYAELEENRGIALRPLVTELAAGLRGSAPDSARAISIQLDVESLNTTQDAAVAAAFLITEIVEFAMLHEPEEPIEVVLRRTGDLTAALSLTSPVLVPGQEQVNPERKQFERIVDGLARQLRSPLERKLGRYSVDLPVFPAS, from the coding sequence ATGAGCGGTTCGCTACGCGGACGCTTCGACCGTCTCTCGACGGGTTCGAAGCTGTTTCTTATTTTGACGCTGGCGCTGCTGCCGTTCGGGCTTGTTCTGGCATGGACCGCGGCGGGCAATGTCGCGCAAGCCAACCGCGCGCTGGAGCAGCGCGCCGAGGCGCAGACCGGGAGCGCGATCCAGTCGGTCGAAAGCGTCGTCGCGCGTAACGCCCTGGCACTCCGGATTGCCGCAAACGGCGCGCTTCGCCAAGCCAACTCCGATCCCTGCCAAACCACGGCACAGACCCTCGCGCTGACGCCAGCCGTCGGGCGGAACTTCACGCTGCGCGACACCAACGGGCTCCAGCTCTGTACGGCCGGGATCTTCCAGCCGCAGCGTGACAACCTGCTCGTCGCGCCGGGCGACATCCGCACCTGGGTAAGCAACGATGGTCACCAGCTATTCTTTAAAGTCGGAGTGATTAACGGAACCGCGACTGGGGCGCTGCCCGACACCGAGCTTCGCCAGGCCGCGCTGGCCAGCGGTGCGCATTTCCTGACCTTCGGGCTGAACGACAGCCTCCACGACATGGTGCTGATCGACTCTCCGGTCGCATCGGGCGCCGAACTGCTGCCGACCATCACCCGGAGCCGGCGGATCGCGAACAACCAGCTGTCCGTGTCGAGCGTCACCCGGCTGCCGCGGATCGCCGAAGCGGATCGGGTGCTCATCTTCCTGCCGCTGCTGATGTGGGCGCTGGCGTCGCTGCTGAGCTGGTGGCTGGTGCAGCGGCTGCTGATCCGACCGCTGCGCCATCTCCAGCGCTCGGTCGCCAACTTCCAGCCGGGCGATGGTCCCCTCGCGCTGCCCGACCGGCGCGGCCCGGCGAAGGAGATCGACGAGCTCGGCCAAGCGTTCGAGCGAGCCGTCGAGCGCGTCGAACACAGCGAGCGCGAAATGGGCGTCGCGCTCGAGGGCCAGCGGCGGCTGGTCCGCGAGGTCCACCACCGGGTGAAGAACAATCTCCAGGTGGTCGCCAGCCTGCTCAACATCCATGGGCGCAACGCCGGGACGCCGGACGCCAAGGATGCCTACTCGGCGATCGGGCGCCGCGTGGACGCGTTGTCGGTGGTCCACCGCAATCACTATGCCGAGCTCGAGGAGAATCGCGGCATCGCGCTTCGCCCGCTAGTCACCGAGCTCGCCGCCGGTCTTCGCGGCAGTGCGCCGGACAGCGCGCGCGCCATCTCCATCCAGCTTGACGTCGAGAGCCTCAACACGACCCAGGATGCGGCCGTGGCGGCGGCGTTCCTGATCACCGAAATCGTCGAGTTCGCCATGCTCCACGAGCCGGAGGAGCCGATCGAGGTCGTGCTCCGCCGCACTGGTGACCTCACCGCTGCGCTCAGCCTGACCAGCCCGGTACTGGTGCCCGGGCAGGAGCAGGTGAACCCGGAGCGCAAGCAGTTCGAGCGGATCGTCGATGGTCTCGCGCGCCAGCTCCGCTCCCCGCTCGAGCGCAAACTGGGGCGCTACAGTGTCGACCTGCCGGTGTTTCCGGCATCCTGA
- the tatC gene encoding twin-arginine translocase subunit TatC has translation MKDIDDSKQPLFEHLVELRRRLFICLAALTLTFFVCMYFAKPIFAVLVQPLLRAGQGKLIYTDIFEAFFVEVKVAAWAALMLSFPVISTQLWRFVAPGLYAKEKRAFLPFLLMTPFFFIAGASFAYFVAMPWALKFLLGYSGNIGGVQQEALPGVGNYLNFVTRFLFGFGAAFLTPVLLMILERAGIITVEQLQKSRRYAVVIAGAAAAVLTPPDVVSMLLLLVPLYGLYEFAILAIRLTHWRAARKKAGEGQGSAT, from the coding sequence ATGAAGGACATCGACGACAGCAAGCAGCCGCTATTCGAGCATCTGGTCGAGCTCCGCCGCCGCCTGTTCATCTGTTTGGCGGCGCTGACGCTGACCTTCTTCGTTTGCATGTATTTCGCCAAGCCGATCTTCGCGGTGCTGGTCCAGCCGCTGCTCCGCGCGGGGCAGGGCAAGCTCATCTACACCGACATCTTCGAGGCCTTCTTCGTGGAGGTGAAGGTGGCGGCCTGGGCGGCGCTGATGCTGAGCTTCCCGGTCATCTCGACCCAGCTTTGGCGGTTCGTCGCGCCCGGCCTCTACGCCAAGGAGAAGCGGGCCTTTTTGCCCTTCCTCCTCATGACGCCCTTCTTCTTCATTGCCGGAGCGAGCTTCGCCTATTTCGTCGCGATGCCGTGGGCGCTGAAGTTCCTGCTTGGCTACAGCGGCAACATCGGTGGGGTCCAGCAGGAGGCGCTGCCGGGCGTCGGCAATTACCTCAACTTCGTCACCCGCTTCCTGTTCGGGTTCGGCGCGGCGTTCCTGACGCCCGTGCTGCTGATGATCCTTGAGCGTGCCGGGATCATCACCGTCGAGCAGCTGCAGAAGAGCCGGCGCTATGCCGTCGTCATCGCGGGAGCCGCCGCCGCCGTGCTGACCCCGCCCGACGTGGTCTCAATGCTGCTGCTGCTGGTGCCGCTCTACGGCCTTTACGAGTTCGCCATTCTGGCGATCCGACTGACCCACTGGCGAGCCGCGCGGAAAAAGGCCGGCGAAGGACAGGGTAGCGCCACTTAG
- the tatB gene encoding Sec-independent protein translocase protein TatB: protein MFGIDSSELLVLAVLALVFIGPKDLPRVLHTVGRFYGRARGMARHFTAGIENMMREAELEEMEKRWREENERIMNLHPANAPYPEPGAAGLDPATTMMPQAGELGPPPGADAGPIGLTDTMPPVVDPGRLAAPAPSNGSDEEPQLPLPRPPARPLP from the coding sequence GTGTTCGGGATCGACAGCAGCGAGCTGCTCGTCCTCGCCGTCCTGGCGCTCGTCTTCATCGGGCCCAAGGACCTACCGCGGGTGCTCCACACGGTCGGCCGCTTTTACGGCCGGGCACGGGGCATGGCACGCCACTTCACAGCCGGCATCGAGAACATGATGCGCGAAGCCGAGCTGGAGGAGATGGAGAAGCGCTGGCGGGAGGAGAATGAGCGGATCATGAATCTGCATCCGGCCAATGCCCCTTATCCCGAGCCGGGTGCCGCAGGGCTCGATCCGGCCACGACCATGATGCCGCAGGCAGGCGAGCTAGGCCCGCCGCCGGGCGCGGATGCCGGCCCAATCGGCCTTACCGACACCATGCCCCCGGTAGTCGATCCGGGCCGTCTCGCCGCCCCCGCTCCGTCCAACGGCAGTGACGAAGAGCCGCAGCTTCCGCTGCCGCGCCCGCCCGCCCGGCCGCTGCCATGA
- a CDS encoding twin-arginine translocase TatA/TatE family subunit: MGSFSLWHILILAILVLLLFGGNRFSNMMGDLAKGMKQFKAGMADDEEEKRRDYERQRWEQQQRLGQTPDRPIEVSSTRAPDPVAPPPPPAQPVAPPPEDTRRG, encoded by the coding sequence ATGGGCTCGTTCAGCCTCTGGCATATCCTGATCCTCGCCATCCTCGTCCTCCTGCTGTTCGGCGGAAATCGCTTCAGCAACATGATGGGCGACCTCGCCAAGGGCATGAAGCAGTTCAAGGCCGGCATGGCCGACGACGAGGAAGAGAAGCGCCGCGATTATGAGCGGCAGCGGTGGGAGCAGCAGCAGCGGCTCGGCCAGACTCCCGATCGTCCGATCGAGGTGAGCTCGACCCGCGCGCCCGACCCGGTCGCGCCGCCTCCGCCGCCGGCGCAGCCGGTGGCACCGCCGCCGGAAGACACCCGCCGCGGCTGA
- the scpB gene encoding SMC-Scp complex subunit ScpB, which produces MDEFVRAVEATVFAATEPVTLDEIALHVGEGDVPAALVVLAETYASHGIQLVERGGRWHFQTAPDLAHLLRRTREEPRRLSRAAIETLAIIAYHEPVSRAEIEAIRGVQTAKGTLDVLMEAGWVRPAGRREAPGRPLLYATTAEFLRHFGLGSRRDLPGIDDLKAAGLLDPLDDGLIQLQLESAGEDD; this is translated from the coding sequence ATGGACGAGTTCGTCCGCGCCGTGGAGGCGACGGTGTTCGCTGCGACCGAGCCGGTCACCCTCGACGAGATCGCGCTGCACGTCGGGGAGGGAGATGTACCCGCCGCGCTCGTCGTGCTGGCGGAAACCTATGCTTCGCACGGCATTCAGCTGGTCGAGCGCGGCGGTCGCTGGCACTTCCAGACGGCGCCCGACCTCGCACACCTGCTTCGCCGAACTCGCGAGGAGCCGCGTCGCCTCTCGCGCGCAGCAATCGAGACGCTGGCGATCATCGCCTATCACGAGCCGGTTAGCCGCGCCGAGATCGAGGCGATTCGGGGAGTCCAGACCGCCAAGGGGACGCTGGACGTGCTGATGGAGGCGGGATGGGTCCGACCGGCCGGGCGGCGCGAGGCGCCGGGGCGGCCGCTGCTCTACGCAACGACGGCCGAATTTCTGCGCCATTTCGGACTTGGCTCGCGCCGTGACCTGCCCGGGATCGACGATCTGAAGGCGGCGGGGCTGCTCGATCCGCTCGACGACGGGCTTATACAACTGCAGCTGGAAAGCGCGGGCGAGGACGACTAG
- a CDS encoding segregation and condensation protein A: protein MTEALPLHDADEPLTLSLGSWEGPLDLLLNLARAQKVDLQQISILSLVEQYLAYLEGARALKLEIAADYLVMAAWLAYLKSCLLLPKDPEQDPSPEELALRLQLRLQRLDAMREAAARLMGGDRVGRDVFLRGAPEGLKLARRAAWQVASFDLYAAFGAVKARTAPAMHVVADRAVMTLEEAIERVGRLVGSRMDWSRIESFLPATQDPAYRRSALASSFVAALELARQGRLDLRQGGPFEPLEVRAA, encoded by the coding sequence GTGACCGAGGCCCTTCCGCTTCACGACGCCGATGAGCCGCTGACGCTCAGCCTCGGCTCGTGGGAGGGGCCGCTCGACCTGCTGCTCAATCTCGCGCGGGCGCAGAAGGTCGACCTGCAGCAGATCTCGATCCTCTCGCTGGTCGAGCAATATCTCGCCTATCTCGAGGGCGCTCGTGCGCTGAAGCTGGAGATCGCCGCCGATTATCTCGTGATGGCGGCATGGCTCGCTTATCTGAAATCCTGTCTCCTGCTGCCCAAGGATCCCGAGCAGGACCCCAGCCCTGAGGAGCTGGCACTTCGCCTTCAGCTGCGGCTGCAGCGGCTCGACGCGATGCGCGAGGCGGCGGCGCGGCTGATGGGCGGCGACCGGGTCGGCCGCGACGTCTTCCTCCGCGGCGCGCCCGAAGGGCTGAAGCTCGCGCGCCGCGCCGCCTGGCAGGTCGCCTCGTTCGACCTCTACGCGGCATTCGGGGCTGTGAAGGCCCGCACCGCGCCGGCCATGCACGTCGTCGCCGACCGCGCCGTGATGACGCTCGAAGAAGCAATCGAGCGGGTCGGGCGGCTCGTCGGCAGCCGTATGGACTGGTCGCGCATCGAAAGCTTTCTTCCGGCGACCCAGGACCCGGCCTATCGCCGCTCAGCGCTGGCCAGCTCGTTCGTCGCCGCACTCGAGCTCGCCCGGCAGGGACGGCTCGACCTTCGTCAGGGTGGGCCGTTCGAGCCGCTCGAGGTGAGGGCCGCGTGA
- a CDS encoding TonB-dependent receptor, whose amino-acid sequence MRRTTSLVCHLLVGSAALAFVTPAAAQTSQEGAAQATNPTATTPAREVTNDGEIIVTATKRATTVQDVPFSVNAQSQQDLQRANAQTVEDISRNVAGLTVQNLGPGQSQVSVRGVSAGQIVRDQPGVKEQVGVYLDESVISLSLFTPDFDLFDLNRVETLRGPQGTLFGSGSVGGTLRYITNQPKLGKVEGLVEANANTVDESDVGGHVKAAVNVPLGATAAIRAVGYATHYAGFIDAVGPAAGKNINDGHRIGGRLSLLWEAAPGIRLTPRIVYQDVKANGFNRREEYHLYCNQFLTPACSLGGADQYLKLREQFRDKTTLADLTASADFGGAELTSVTSYIHRNILVSRDASALTGSVSVSPFIIALGAAPALANLPSNLRDTTRLNQWSQELRVASTGSGPFQWVFGGFYSHVNRKYAQRLPTPGYDAFVDAALGAGVSAAVANGFPLNSPYNADLPYIIKQAAVFGEASYKFGQFKLTGGGRYYDFKEKRDFISGGIFSNSDTRIGDKTKSNGFSPRAILSWEPQRRTAVNLQIAKGFRLGGVNDPLNIPLCSGGATGVDAQTYGGRPTYKDETLWNYEANFKLGGRGLSMTAAAFYNDIKNLQVTADAGSCSSRVVFNVPKAHSSGVELEINATPMPGLDLSLATNVQSAKFDSSVVTAGASPTVIAGIRDGNRLPTVPKFQLAATATYGQRFSSTGEWYVTGSFQHVGNRFTQPSDQETGAGNFNFIFFNPATAAFGTRNGSFGSLKLPSYDLVNASVGLKWDNGLEAVLYANNLFNKTPLLSLDRERGGRARLGYNVGQPRTIGLTVRKAF is encoded by the coding sequence ATGCGTCGGACCACGTCTCTTGTCTGCCATCTTCTGGTCGGAAGCGCCGCGCTGGCCTTCGTCACGCCTGCCGCGGCGCAGACGAGCCAGGAGGGCGCCGCGCAGGCGACCAACCCGACCGCGACGACGCCGGCACGGGAAGTCACTAACGACGGGGAAATTATCGTCACCGCCACCAAGCGCGCGACGACGGTCCAGGACGTCCCCTTCTCGGTCAACGCCCAGTCGCAGCAGGACTTGCAGCGGGCCAATGCGCAGACGGTCGAGGACATCAGCCGCAACGTCGCCGGCCTTACCGTCCAGAATCTCGGGCCGGGTCAGAGCCAGGTGTCGGTCCGCGGCGTCTCGGCGGGGCAGATCGTCCGCGACCAACCGGGCGTTAAGGAGCAGGTCGGCGTCTATCTCGACGAGAGCGTGATCTCGCTGTCGCTGTTCACGCCCGACTTCGACCTGTTTGACCTCAATCGGGTGGAGACGCTGCGCGGCCCGCAGGGCACGCTGTTCGGCTCGGGCAGCGTCGGTGGCACGCTCCGCTACATCACCAATCAGCCCAAGCTCGGGAAGGTCGAGGGGCTGGTCGAGGCCAATGCCAACACGGTCGACGAGAGCGACGTCGGCGGTCACGTCAAGGCGGCCGTCAACGTGCCGCTCGGCGCGACCGCGGCGATCCGCGCGGTGGGTTATGCCACGCACTACGCCGGCTTCATTGACGCGGTCGGCCCGGCAGCCGGCAAGAACATTAACGACGGCCATCGGATCGGCGGCAGGCTCTCGCTGCTGTGGGAAGCCGCCCCCGGCATCCGGCTGACCCCGCGCATCGTCTACCAGGATGTCAAGGCGAACGGCTTTAACCGCCGAGAGGAATACCATCTATACTGCAACCAGTTCCTCACCCCGGCCTGCAGCTTGGGGGGTGCCGACCAGTATCTGAAGCTGCGCGAGCAGTTTCGCGATAAGACGACACTCGCCGACCTTACCGCGAGCGCCGACTTCGGCGGTGCGGAGCTGACTTCGGTGACTAGCTACATCCACCGCAACATCCTCGTCAGCCGCGACGCGTCGGCCTTGACCGGCTCGGTTTCCGTTTCGCCGTTCATCATCGCGCTAGGCGCCGCGCCGGCACTGGCCAACCTGCCGTCGAACCTCCGCGACACGACCCGGCTCAACCAATGGAGCCAGGAGCTTCGTGTCGCCTCGACTGGCAGCGGACCGTTCCAGTGGGTGTTCGGCGGCTTCTACAGCCACGTGAACCGCAAATATGCGCAGCGGCTGCCAACCCCCGGTTACGACGCCTTCGTCGACGCGGCGCTCGGCGCCGGCGTCTCGGCCGCCGTCGCTAACGGCTTCCCTCTCAACTCGCCCTACAACGCCGACCTGCCCTACATCATCAAGCAAGCCGCGGTGTTCGGCGAGGCGAGCTACAAATTCGGACAGTTCAAGCTGACCGGCGGGGGTCGCTACTACGACTTCAAAGAGAAGCGCGACTTCATCTCAGGCGGCATCTTCTCGAACAGCGACACCCGGATCGGCGACAAGACCAAGTCGAACGGGTTCAGCCCGCGCGCGATCCTCAGCTGGGAGCCGCAGCGGCGGACCGCGGTCAATCTCCAGATTGCCAAGGGGTTCCGGCTCGGCGGCGTCAACGATCCGCTCAACATCCCGCTGTGCAGCGGCGGCGCGACCGGCGTCGATGCGCAGACCTACGGCGGGCGTCCGACCTATAAGGACGAGACGCTGTGGAACTATGAGGCGAACTTCAAGCTGGGCGGCCGCGGGCTGAGCATGACGGCCGCGGCCTTCTACAACGACATCAAGAACCTGCAGGTGACGGCGGACGCCGGCAGCTGCTCCTCACGCGTGGTCTTCAACGTGCCCAAGGCGCACAGCAGCGGCGTCGAGCTGGAGATCAACGCCACGCCGATGCCGGGACTCGATCTCAGCCTCGCCACCAACGTCCAGTCGGCGAAGTTCGACTCGAGCGTGGTGACCGCCGGTGCCAGCCCGACGGTGATCGCCGGCATCCGCGACGGCAACCGTCTCCCTACCGTTCCCAAGTTCCAGCTCGCCGCCACCGCGACCTACGGGCAGCGGTTCAGCAGCACGGGCGAATGGTATGTGACCGGCAGCTTCCAGCATGTCGGCAACCGCTTCACCCAGCCATCCGATCAGGAGACCGGCGCGGGTAACTTCAACTTCATCTTTTTCAACCCGGCCACTGCCGCCTTCGGGACGCGCAACGGCAGCTTCGGCTCGCTCAAGCTGCCGAGCTACGACCTCGTCAACGCCTCGGTCGGGTTGAAGTGGGACAATGGGCTTGAGGCGGTGCTCTACGCCAACAACCTGTTCAACAAGACCCCGCTCCTCTCGCTCGACCGCGAGCGCGGCGGGCGGGCACGGCTCGGCTACAATGTCGGGCAGCCGCGGACGATCGGGCTGACCGTTCGCAAGGCGTTCTGA
- the nagZ gene encoding beta-N-acetylhexosaminidase encodes MQAAIYGLAGLQLAADERDFFRDADPAGFIIFARNCSNREQLRALTDELRSLSGRADVPILIDQEGGRVARMKPPEWTAFPPMGVFDKLYDIAPSSAIEAARVNARALALMLVECGINVDCLPVLDVLQPGASDIVGDRSLGSVPMQVSALGRAVLDGMASAGVLGTLKHIPGHGRALVDSHKELPLVSALEEELAIDLEPFERLSSRCPMAMVAHIVYSVWDPLHPASQSQVVIRDIIRGRIGFDGWLMTDDLGMEALAGSPGERAERCLAAGCDVALHCSGRLDEMIDVAGRVGAMTPRSAERLEQAMAAIAPEEGLDFAAALDKRDRLLALV; translated from the coding sequence ATGCAGGCGGCAATCTACGGTCTTGCCGGCCTTCAGCTGGCGGCCGACGAAAGGGATTTCTTCCGAGACGCCGATCCGGCAGGATTCATCATCTTCGCCCGCAACTGTTCGAACCGGGAACAGTTGCGGGCGCTGACGGACGAGCTTCGATCGCTTTCGGGGCGGGCCGACGTTCCGATCCTCATCGACCAGGAGGGCGGCCGCGTCGCGCGCATGAAGCCGCCAGAGTGGACTGCCTTCCCGCCCATGGGCGTTTTCGACAAACTATACGATATTGCACCCTCCAGCGCGATCGAAGCCGCCCGGGTCAACGCCCGCGCACTTGCGCTGATGCTGGTCGAGTGCGGGATCAACGTCGACTGTCTCCCCGTCCTCGACGTGCTTCAGCCCGGCGCCAGCGACATCGTCGGAGATCGCTCGCTGGGAAGCGTGCCGATGCAGGTGTCGGCGCTGGGCCGCGCGGTCCTCGACGGGATGGCGTCGGCCGGGGTGCTCGGCACCTTGAAGCACATTCCCGGGCACGGCCGCGCACTGGTCGACAGCCACAAGGAACTGCCGCTGGTCTCCGCGTTGGAGGAGGAACTGGCGATCGATCTGGAGCCGTTCGAGCGGCTCAGCAGCCGCTGTCCGATGGCGATGGTTGCGCACATCGTCTATTCCGTCTGGGATCCCCTGCACCCGGCGAGCCAGAGCCAAGTGGTGATCCGTGATATCATCCGCGGCCGCATCGGTTTCGACGGCTGGCTGATGACCGACGATCTGGGCATGGAGGCGTTGGCCGGATCACCCGGCGAACGCGCGGAGCGTTGCCTCGCCGCCGGCTGCGACGTCGCACTCCATTGTTCGGGGCGCCTCGATGAGATGATCGACGTGGCGGGGCGGGTGGGAGCAATGACCCCCCGTAGCGCGGAGCGGCTGGAACAAGCCATGGCGGCCATTGCGCCCGAGGAGGGACTCGACTTCGCCGCAGCACTGGACAAGCGTGACAGGCTGCTCGCGCTGGTCTGA
- a CDS encoding SPOR domain-containing protein translates to MNVEERELPWLAAVDDEDEPRGLSARKMFAAILVVLLGAGLVAGTLFWLARDRDGSGPPELIRAQPGPYKVASNDKGSLDVAGDSVTAFSTSAGEDQDSQLDLNAVPEAPIARPQPTPQTTPPNETKAPATDAPEKVVATPPAGGAGSVIQLGAYARPAQAEAAWKALSSRFPTIAAMTKIVIPATVNGGTVYRLRAGAASSADARAACQTLKVAGENCLPVN, encoded by the coding sequence ATGAACGTCGAGGAACGCGAACTGCCCTGGCTGGCGGCGGTCGATGACGAGGACGAGCCTCGCGGCCTCTCGGCGCGCAAGATGTTCGCGGCGATCCTGGTCGTGCTGCTCGGCGCCGGCCTCGTCGCCGGGACGCTGTTCTGGCTCGCACGCGACCGCGACGGCAGCGGCCCGCCCGAGCTGATCCGCGCGCAGCCCGGACCCTACAAGGTCGCCTCGAACGACAAGGGCAGCCTCGACGTGGCTGGCGACAGCGTGACCGCCTTCTCGACCAGCGCGGGTGAGGACCAGGACAGCCAGCTTGACCTGAATGCTGTTCCCGAGGCGCCGATCGCCCGACCGCAGCCAACGCCTCAGACCACGCCTCCGAACGAGACCAAGGCGCCCGCGACCGACGCGCCGGAGAAGGTCGTCGCCACGCCGCCGGCGGGGGGCGCGGGCAGCGTGATCCAGCTCGGCGCCTATGCTCGTCCCGCCCAGGCGGAAGCCGCTTGGAAGGCGCTGAGCTCGCGCTTCCCGACGATCGCGGCGATGACCAAGATCGTCATCCCCGCCACCGTGAACGGCGGGACGGTTTACCGTCTTCGCGCGGGCGCCGCCTCCTCGGCCGATGCGCGGGCCGCGTGCCAGACGCTCAAGGTGGCGGGCGAGAACTGCCTGCCGGTCAACTGA